The Besnoitia besnoiti strain Bb-Ger1 chromosome IV, whole genome shotgun sequence genome contains a region encoding:
- a CDS encoding hypothetical protein (encoded by transcript BESB_052500): protein MACGSLLSEEDLCRFRTKKCRRLVSGACEFGITRCQYSHNQYWSRRCPIYLSDRSFIRYIHVLCPHVTTKQADVGDRPSHAGLGCGRPRCVKRQAGGGPPGQQSQHSKGHGRRRGGSGSGKGSEACCCVDEWKEEIIVNTCPRGGECPFAHSTEEILYHPLFYKMIICEKYREDVCDTYYCPFIHGLAEARQPKHYKLPFTTGIDIPPLPCVTIVAKIEKKKNPLSGGTLGDTTVTAVGIDEAACPENNPESLLRQAVAAAQRQHRQLQQRSFQLCRSLMDSSESETLRTSRSAEQLAHSPATLGQGSQQGLLTRANRCGDSRSSEDDDAFACQALFDALKSLEGGDKASRSLSMPGGGRRPRAHDNGLEAVAARLTSTQQGPLSGSVWPSLPASVASKRGETAFNDPNRSVEQLTPRKVGPRLVLGGIAPGRAAALASRMSPVQLLTAAFELCGHNNRKDTIEFALNTLDDQEESVALSHIEPKEKLTEVRGTETEGEPSRRKGHGDPEPIQGTEIGSDAKNRQMGSAQLLFQFTTEPTAHPQRESDPPTELTADPSENLLASAGESLQNVRTVASVATSSASPDESSQAPGITFTSLDSSTASSPLSSPSSASRGRGPSDRAAFTTQSNANREQPCCLSAATRSPSESGAEPDISSHISSSFHSTLTATEATEATVTRPEVSADGPPEGARISQSHNGLGELEKAQERQRVEDPQVVAPVPIAGQSPTNEGTHVQSHMSQLSGTCTDCSNGGSNDKKDALVEENGPTTTVMRQDDPHTEELAKSTHETVSEEHSLHEDSCTTPNLLIDRLEQIIKALWENVWKHTPKQWSRIQCASREVSQPRSVEWLVA from the exons ATGGCGTGCGGATCGCTGCTGAGTGAAGAAGATCTCTGCCGGTTCCGCACCAAGAAGTGCCGGAGGCTCGTTAGCGGCGCGTGCGAGTTTGGAATAAC GCGCTGCCAGTATTCCCACAATCAATACTGGAGCCGTCGATGCCCGATCTACCTCTCCGACCGGTCTTTCATTAGATACATCCACGTGCTCTGCCCGCACGTTACGACGAAGCAAGCCGATGTGGGCGACCGCCCCTCTCATGCTGGGCTCGGATGCGGTAGACCCCGTTGCGTTAAACGCCAGGCAGGAGGTGGCCCACCAGGGCAGCAAAGTCAGCACTCGAAAGGCCACGGCAGAAGGCGGGGAGGAAGCGGCTCGGGCAAGGGCAGCGAAGCATGCTGCTGCGTCGACGAGTGGAAGGAGGAAATTATCGTCAACACATGCCCACGTGGAGGGGAATGCCCTTTTGCTCACTCCACAGAGGAAATTCTGTATCATCCCCTTTTCTATAAG ATGATCATCTGCGAGAAGTACCGCGAAGATGTGTGTGACACGTACTACTGCCCATTTATTCACGgtctcgcagaggcgcgacaaCCGAAGCACTACAAACTCCCCTTTACAACGGGCATCGACA TTCCTCCTCTACCGTGTGTGACAATAGTGGCCAAGATTGAGAAGAAGAAG AATCCTCTTTCTGGCGGGACCTTGGGAGATACAACAGTCACAGCTGTGGGAATCGACGAAGCCGCCTGCCCGGAGAACAACCCTGAATCACTCCTGAGGCAAGCAgttgctgcagcgcagcgccagcatCGCCAACTACAGCAGCGAAGCTTTCAGCTTTGCAGATCCCTCATGGATTCCAGTGAATCAGAGACACTTCGTACGTCACGGTCGGCAGAGCAGCTCGCTCACAGCCCCGCAACTCTTGGGCAGGGCTCCCAGCAGGGTCTCTTAACGCGTGCAAACCGCTGCGGCGATTCCCGTTCATCCGAAGACGATGATGCGTTCGCCTGCCAAGCGCTGTTTGACGCATTGAAAAGTTTGGAGGGGGGCGATAaggcttctcgctcgcttaGTATGCCAGGTGGAGGGCGGAGGCCACGGGCGCACGACAACGGGCTCGAGGCGGTGGCTGCACGATTGACTTCAACTCAACAGGGTCCTCTATCGGGAAGCGTGTGGCCTAGTCTTCCAGCGTCGGTCGCTTCTAAGCGTGGTGAAACAGCGTTCAACGACCCTAACAGAAGTGTGGAGCAGCTCACGCCTCGCAAAGTCGGTCCACGACTGGTGCTTGGAGGAATAGCCCCCGGGAGAGCCGCTGCTCTCGCGTCCCGGATGTCTCCAGTACAGCTCCTCACCGCCGCGTTCGAGCTCTGTGGACACAACAATCGCAAGGATACTATCGAGTTTGCGCTAAACACGCTTGATGATCAAGAGGAGAGCGTTGCCCTATCGCATATAGAGCCCAAGGAAAAGTTGACGGAGGTCAGGGGCACCGAAACTGAGGGGGAGCCATCGCGAAGAAAGGGACACGGCGATCCGGAACCTATCCAAGGGACTGAAATCGGAAGCGACGCGAAAAACAGACAGATGGGATCAGCCCAACTACTGTTTCAGTTCACTACAGAGCCCACAGCACATCCACAGAGGGAGTCAGATCCGCCAACTGAGCTGACTGCCGATCCCTCTGAAAATCTGCTGGCGTCGGCAGGGGAAAGCCTTCAAAACGTTCGAACCGTGGCATCTGTAGCCacctcgtcggcgtcgccggatGAAAGTAGTCAAGCGCCAGGGATCACGTTTACTTCTTTGGATTCTTCTACAGCGTCGTCGCCACTTTCATCCCCATCATCAGCATCGCGGGGTCGTGGACCTAGTGATCGTGCGGCTTTCACTACACAAAGCAATGCGAACCGGGAGCAGCCATGCTGTTTAAGTGCCGCAACAAGATCGCCAAGCGAGTCAGGAGCCGAGCCCGACATATCTAGCCACATCAGCAGTTCATTCCATAGCACGTTGACCGCAACCGAGGCCACCGAGGCCACCGTAACGAGACCAGAGGTCTCAGCGGATGGTCCGCCCGAAGGAGCCCGTATCTCTCAAAGCCACAATGGCCTGGGTGAGCTAGAAAAGGcacaggagagacagagggtgGAAGATCCACAAGTAGTCGCCCCAGTGCCCATAGCAGGGCAGTCCCCAACCAACGAGGGCACGCATGTACAAAGCCACATGTCACAGCTGTCCGGAACGTGTACAGATTGCAGCAACGGAGGAAGTAACGATAAGAAGGACGCCCTCGTAGAGGAAAATGGACCCACAACAACCGTCATGAGGCAGGACGACCCTCACACGGAGGAGCTGGCCAAATCTACCCACGAAACTGTCAGCGAAGAGCATTCACTACACGAGGACAGTTGCACAACTCCAAATCTCCTTATCGATCGGCTTGAACAGATAATCAAGGCTCTTTGGGAAAATGTATGGAAGCACACTCCGAAGCAGTGGAGCCGTATTCAGTGTGCGTCTCGGGAGGTGAGTCAGCCTCGCAGTGTGGAATGGCTTGTTGCATGA